Part of the Zingiber officinale cultivar Zhangliang chromosome 8A, Zo_v1.1, whole genome shotgun sequence genome, CTTTCCGGGAAGAAAACAAATGGAGTGCTTGATGCAATTTACTTCACCATTGTGACAATGACCACAGTTGGTTATGGTGATCTGGTTCCAAACAGCACTGCTACTAAACTTCTGGCCTGTGCATTTGTGTTCACAGGCATGGCGTTAGTCGGTATGTTGTTGAGCAGAGCTGCTGACTATCTTGTCGAAAAGCAAGAAGTTCTTCTATACAAGGCCTTGCATATTCGTGAAAAGGATGGTGAAGCACACATGATGCAACACATCGAAACAAACAAAGCGAAGTATAAATTCTATACCGCGGCAATGTTTCTCGTGCAAATGGTCTTAATTGGCACGGTGTTTCTGTGGAAAGTTGAGAACCTAAATCTTGTTGATGCCTTCTACTGTGTTTGCGCTACGATCACGACACTAGGATATGGAGACAAGAGCTTCTCTACTGAAGAAGGTCGAGTTTTTGCGATTTTTTGGATCGTGGCTAGTACTATATGTATGGCTCAGTTCTTTCTGTATCTTGCCGAGATATATTCTGAGCAGCGCCAGAGAAGGCTAGCAAAATGGGTCCTAACCAGGAGAATGACATATGTGGATCTTGAAGCAGCAGATTTAGATGAAGATGGAGCTGTGGGGTAAGCAATGCATCTaatcctctgtcagagattgttTGAATGATCATCGGTTCGGTTTAAAACATTTTCTGAAATGGTTGCAGTGCGGCGGAGTTCATAATTTATAAGCTGAAGGAGATGGGGAAGATCAGTGAGCAGGATATCGCAATCGTGATGGAAGAATTTGAGGATCTAGACGTCGACCACTCGGGTAAATTAACAACAAGTGATCTTGATGTTGCACAATGTGATCGATAGAGAAGCCCGTCGGGTAACACCACAATGATGGCCATGTTGCCTCTTTGAATTTTGTTTGATATATGGC contains:
- the LOC122012356 gene encoding two pore potassium channel a-like isoform X1 — its product is MQLCGILFLTVLLSFELQIFLAVSRSVMANEWPREPLLPGLLNPPKQPKKESMVKRKKFFRSRSAPSVDRSLVPMDVVHDKFPGPQLISGFFCPSFKKVALFLVIYLGAGVLCFYLVKDQLSGKKTNGVLDAIYFTIVTMTTVGYGDLVPNSTATKLLACAFVFTGMALVGMLLSRAADYLVEKQEVLLYKALHIREKDGEAHMMQHIETNKAKYKFYTAAMFLVQMVLIGTVFLWKVENLNLVDAFYCVCATITTLGYGDKSFSTEEGRVFAIFWIVASTICMAQFFLYLAEIYSEQRQRRLAKWVLTRRMTYVDLEAADLDEDGAVGAAEFIIYKLKEMGKISEQDIAIVMEEFEDLDVDHSGKLTTSDLDVAQCDR
- the LOC122012356 gene encoding two pore potassium channel a-like isoform X2, which codes for MANEWPREPLLPGLLNPPKQPKKESMVKRKKFFRSRSAPSVDRSLVPMDVVHDKFPGPQLISGFFCPSFKKVALFLVIYLGAGVLCFYLVKDQLSGKKTNGVLDAIYFTIVTMTTVGYGDLVPNSTATKLLACAFVFTGMALVGMLLSRAADYLVEKQEVLLYKALHIREKDGEAHMMQHIETNKAKYKFYTAAMFLVQMVLIGTVFLWKVENLNLVDAFYCVCATITTLGYGDKSFSTEEGRVFAIFWIVASTICMAQFFLYLAEIYSEQRQRRLAKWVLTRRMTYVDLEAADLDEDGAVGAAEFIIYKLKEMGKISEQDIAIVMEEFEDLDVDHSGKLTTSDLDVAQCDR